From the genome of Aspergillus chevalieri M1 DNA, chromosome 8, nearly complete sequence, one region includes:
- a CDS encoding uncharacterized protein (COG:S;~EggNog:ENOG410PTQU;~antiSMASH:Cluster_8.3), with amino-acid sequence MDAPSSLGSSELLSGFSVDWPMWSSPWSEDIPGVHREQNDADLLDVNDHIASINTSSLFNHGKDFTPPQHNLIDLPPLAPTAEDVSRYPKSPQRSLESYAFQASSDLCNNMPCITEGSSGLFLPTEHNNIPDIVQLSGLVAEIHEALITLSGGHTSPNKASALDTYPMGPVLKLARRFMALLRSFWAAKSTSVSVNDDSHYDKTAPSSSSLFPTSPINHTDHSNTQTRVNDVPTMLLVLTCYASLLKLYMMVFSQIESSIEQLPDPTYSNCNTPALVQGGKEDDRGLRLRELFSSPTNETCSRLYIAVQMVLDELQAVDDLVGCSTSLPIFKTSQSHYGDNNDLQGKEGHQRQEVDLRNPWVWFTHQLEMVKTVLNKDARRVFGIDDQNSSNGLFQQGHRLKALLRGRMNV; translated from the exons AACGACGCAGACTTACTCGACGTCAACGACCATATCGCCAGTATTAATACCAGCTCCCTTTTCAACCATGGAAAGGATTTCACCCCGCCGCAGCACAACCTGATCGACCTCCCACCACTTGCACCAACGGCCGAGGACGTGTCCAGATATCCGAAATCACCGCAGCGATCTCTCGAATCATACGCTTTCCAAGCTTCCTCGGACCTGTGCAACAATATGCCATGCATCACAGAGGGGAGCAGTGGACTATTTCTACCGACGGAGCATAACAACATCCCCGATATTGTACAGCTCTCAGGGTTGGTGGCGGAGATTCACGAAGCGCTAATTACGCTGAGTGGAGGCCATACGAGTCCGAACAAAGCGAGTGCCCTCGACACGTATCCCATGGGTCCGGTCTTAAAGCTGGCGCGAAGATTCATGGCTCTGCTCCGCAGTTTTTGGGCAGCCAAGTCGACCTCGGTCTCGGTCAATGATGACAGCCATTATGATAAAACTgctccttcctcttcttcgcttttCCCGACGTCGCCAATCAATCATACAGACCATTCAAATACTCAGACTC GCGTGAATGACGTGCCGACTatgctgttggtgctgaCTTGTTACGCGTCCCTCCTGAAGCTATACATGATGGTATTTTCCCAAATAGAGAGTAGCATCGAGCAGTTACCTGATCCAACGTACTCGAATTGCAACACGCCAGCACTTGTCCAGGGGGGCAAGGAAGATGACAGAGGTCTGCGGCTCAGAGAGCTCTTCTCATCACCGACAAACGAGACATGCAGTAGGCTGTACATAGCCGTGCAGATGGTTCTGGATGAGCTCCAGGCCGTGGATGATCTTGTCGGTTGCTCTACCAGTCTGCCCATTTTTAAGACCTCGCAGAGTCATTATGGGGATAATAATGACCTACAGGGCAAGGAGGGGCATCAGCGACAGGAGGTGGATCTAAGGAACCCTTGGGTCTGGTTCACCCATCAGTTGGAAATGGTCAAGACGGTCTTGAACAAGGACGCTAGGCGGGTTTTCGGAATCGACGACCAGAATTCCAGTAATGGGCTGTTTCAACAGGGTCATCGTCTCAAGGCTTTGCTTCGCGGAAGAATGAATGTGTAG
- a CDS encoding zinc-binding alcohol dehydrogenase family protein (COG:C;~EggNog:ENOG410PK5V;~InterPro:IPR013154,IPR013149,IPR036291,IPR011032, IPR020843;~PFAM:PF00107,PF08240;~SMCOG1028:crotonyl-CoA reductase / alcohol dehydrogenase;~antiSMASH:Cluster_8.3;~go_function: GO:0016491 - oxidoreductase activity [Evidence IEA];~go_process: GO:0055114 - oxidation-reduction process [Evidence IEA]) — protein MRVSLQNALVGTTDGVIGISHSMPIPEVFGNRVLIKVKAVSVNPVDSKMAGAYITPGAIAGCDVAGVVDKLGPDVTHAKVGDRVCTSVMGMNPLNPTVGAFAEYTTALDTLLLKLPPSMSFEQGASLPTSFFTAGLSLFHSLDLPGRPLEPSSKPTTVLVYGGSSATGTAAIQLLKLAGFDIVTTCSPHNFDLVRGYGAGTVFDYNAPDCASQIRKHTRNGLKYALDCISTMSSMQFCYQALGRSGGKYTALEPYPESISQTRNIVKADWILALQILGHEIAWPEPHRRPADAAVIEFGAAWAVTLNRLLEEGVIQLHPLIIRDGGLGKVLEGVYDVQSKRISAKKVVYSL, from the coding sequence ATGAGAGTCTCTCTTCAAAATGCCTTGGTGGGAACCACTGACGGTGTTATTGGCATTTCTCACAGCATGCCGATCCCCGAAGTATTTGGAAATAGGGTCCTGATCAAGGTCAAGGCAGTATCGGTTAATCCCGTGGATTCCAAGATGGCGGGCGCGTACATTACTCCCGGAGCTATCGCTGGATGTGATGTTGCGGGGGTGGTTGACAAACTCGGTCCCGATGTCACCCATGCCAAAGTCGGCGATCGCGTGTGCACGTCAGTCATGGGCATGAATCCTCTCAATCCTACAGTTGGCGCGTTCGCCGAGTACACAACCGCCCTGGATACGCTGCTGTTGAAGCTGCCGCCTTCCATGAGCTTTGAACAAGGGGCCTCATTGCCAACCAGTTTCTTTACGGCCGGCCTGAGCCTGTTCCACAGTTTAGATCTCCCTGGCCGTCCGCTTGAACCCAGCAGCAAACCTACGACAGTCCTTGTTTACGGTGGCTCTTCCGCAACTGGTACTGCCGCAATTCAACTACTTAAGCTTGCTGGTTTCGACATAGTCACCACATGTTCGCCACACAACTTTGACCTAGTTCGAGGATACGGTGCTGGCACCGTCTTTGACTATAACGCCCCCGATTGTGCGTCCCAGATCAGGAAACATACGCGAAATGGTCTCAAATATGCGTTGGATTGCATTTCCACCATGTCGAGTATGCAGTTTTGCTATCAAGCCCTGGGTCGGTCTGGGGGCAAATACACGGCGCTCGAACCCTACCCGGAGTCGATTTCCCAGACGCGGAACATTGTCAAAGCCGATTGGATTTTAGCCTTGCAGATACTGGGCCACGAGATTGCCTGGCCGGAACCCCATCGCAGACCGGCTGATGCTGCCGTAATCGAATTTGGAGCAGCCTGGGCCGTGACATTGAATAGGTTGTTGGAAGAGGGAGTCATTCAACTTCATCCGCTCATTATCAGGGATGGTGGACTCGGAAAGGTCTTAGAGGGCGTTTATGATGTTCAATCCAAGAGAATATCTGCGAAGAAGGTCGTTTATTCTCTATGA